The following coding sequences are from one Perognathus longimembris pacificus isolate PPM17 chromosome 13, ASM2315922v1, whole genome shotgun sequence window:
- the Cnga4 gene encoding cyclic nucleotide-gated cation channel alpha-4 — MSQDSKVKTTESSPSAPTKARKTLPVLDPSGDYYYWWLNTMVAPVMYNLIIIVCRACFPDLQHGYLVVWFVLDYTSDLLYLLDILVRFHTGFLDQGILVVDKSRIAGRYVRTWSFLLDLASLVPTDAAYVRLGPHVPTLRLNRFLRVPRLFEAFDRTETRTAYPNAFRIAKLMLYIFVVIHWNSCLYFALSRYLGFGRDAWVYPDPAQPGFERLRRQYLYSFYFSTLILTTVGDTPLPAREEEYLFMVGDFLLAVMGFATIMGSMSSVIYNMNTADAAFYPDHALVKKYMKLQHVNRRLERRVIDWYQHLQINKKMTNEVAILQHLPERLRAEVAVSVHLSTLSRVQIFQNCEASLLEELVLKLQPQTYSPGEYVCRKGDIGREMYIIREGQLAVVADDGVTQYAVLGAGLYFGEISIINIKGNMSGNRRTANIKSLGYSDLFCLSKEDLREVLSEYPQAQTVMEEKGREILLKMNKLDVNAEAAEIALQEATESRLKGLDQQLDDLQTKFARLLAELESSALKIAYRIERLEWQTREWPMPEYVVEADDEGEPEEGTSKDGEKPPGPQ, encoded by the exons ATGAGCCAGGACAGCAAAGTGAAGACGACAGAGTCCAGCCCCTCTGCCCCAACAAAAGCCAG GAAAACACTGCCTGTCCTGGACCCCTCTGGAGATTACTACTACTGGTGGCTGAACACCATGGTCGCCCCAGTAATGTATAACCTCATCATCATAGTGTGCAG AGCTTGCTTTCCTGACTTGCAGCATGGTTATCTTGTGGTCTGGTTTGTGCTGGACTACACAAGTGACCTGCTGTACCTACTCGATATCTTGGTGCGTTTCCACACGG GATTCTTAGACCAGGGCATCCTCGTGGTGGACAAGAGCAGGATCGCCGGTCGCTACGTGCGCACTTGGAGCTTCCTGTTGGACCTGGCTTCGCTGGTCCCCACCGACGCGGCCTACGTGAGGCTGGGCCCGCACGTCCCCACGCTGAGGCTGAACCGCTTCCTCCGGGTGCCCCGTCTCTTCGAGGCCTTCGACCGCACCGAGACCCGCACGGCGTACCCCAACGCCTTCCGCATCGCCAAGCTGATGCTTTACATTTTCGTGGTCATCCATTGGAACAGCTGCCTGTACTTCGCCCTGTCCCGGTACCTGGGCTTCGGGCGCGATGCCTGGGTGTACCCGGACCCGGCTCAGCCTGGCTTCGAGCGCCTGCGACGCCAGTACCTCTACAGCTTTTACTTCTCCACCCTGATCCTCACCACCGTGGGCGACACGCCGCTGCCCGCCCGCGAGGAGGAGTACCTCTTCATGGTGGGCGACTTCCTGCTGGCCGTCATGGGGTTCGCCACCATCATGGGGAGCATGAGCTCGGTCATCTACAACATGAACACCGCCGATGCGGCTTTCTACCCCGACCACGCGCTGGTCAAGAAGTACATGAAGCTCCAGCACGTGAACCGCAGGCTGGAGAGGCGCGTGATTGACTG GTACCAGCACCTGCAGATCAACAAGAAGATGACCAATGAAGTAGCCATCTTACAACACTTGCCTGAGCGCCTAAGAGCAGAAGTGGCTGTGTCTGTACACCTGTCTACTCTGAGCCGAGTCCAgatcttccagaactgtgaggccAGCCTGCTGGAGGAACTGGTTCTGAAACTGCAGCCCCAGACCTACTCCCCGGGCGAATACGTATGCCGCAAAGGGGACATCGGGCGAGAGATGTACATCATCCGCGAGGGCCAGCTGGCTGTGGTAGCCGATGACGGTGTCACACAGTATGCTGTACTGGGTGCAGGGCTCTACTTTGGGGAGATCAGCATCATCAACATCAAAG GGAACATGTCTGGGAACCGCCGTACAGCCAATATCAAGAGCCTGGGTTATTCTGACCTGTTCTGTCTGAGCAAGGAGGACCTGCGGGAGGTGCTGAGTGAGTATCCACAAGCCCAGACTGTCATGGAGGAAAAGGGCCGTGAGATCCTGCTCAAAATGAACAAATTGGATGTGAATGCCGAGGCGGCTGAGATTGCCCTACAGGAAGCCACGGAGTCCCGGCTGAAAGGTCTTGACCAGCAGCTTGATGATCTACAGACCAAGTTTGCTCGCCTCCTGGCGGAGCTGGAATCCAGCGCACTCAAGATCGCTTACCGCATCGAAAGGCTGGAGTGGCAAACTCGAGAGTGGCCGATGCCAGAGTACGTGGTAGAGGCTGACGATGAGGGCGAGCCTGAGGAGGGAACCTCCAAGGATGGAGAGAAACCCCCAGGCCCGCAATAA